The Christiangramia flava JLT2011 genome has a segment encoding these proteins:
- the treS gene encoding maltose alpha-D-glucosyltransferase, whose translation MNEQSYSEESLWYKDAIIYELHIKAFFDSNGDGIGDFKGLLQKLDYLEDLGVTAIWLLPFYPSPLRDDGYDIADYYSINPSYGNLEDFKNFIEEAHARGLKVITELVINHTSDQHPWFQKARKAPAGSPEREFYVWSDDPKKYKDARIIFTDTEPSNWSWDSEAQAYYWHRFFAHQPDLNFDNPEVQQEVFNVLDFWCQLGVDGFRLDAVPYLFEREDTNCENLPPTHEFLKKLRAYIDANYDNKLLLAEANMWPEDSAAYFGDGDECHMNYHFPIMPRMFMAVKMEDRYPIIDIIDQTPEIPENCQWGIFLRNHDELTLEMVTDEERDYMYKVYTKDPQAKINVGIRHRLAPLLENNRNKIELMNMLLFSLPGTPIVYYGDEIGMGDNFYLGDRDGVRTPMQWTADRNAGFSLANPQKLYLPLIIDPEYKYESINVETQKMISSSLLWWMKRIIGMRKKYRAFGRGDIEFLSPANSKIIAYTRTFEDEKILVLGNLSRFSQPAEIDLSEFKGYTPVEVFSHNKFPVITDDPYLFTIAPYGYYWFSLEKERARVKGETNIPELKVDKWENLLKNRTLQKLSESILPPYLLHRQWFESHGRIIQEIHIKDTVDVDANELAVRIVILEVTYNEGLPETYQLPIAFCHDKDEELRREIPDRGVIAKLKIGKDQGILFDAVFSEAFREHLLEQFIENKQKGELLFVTEERIELEEENFRSRLIDTESRQTVITYDDEYVLKLYRKLDLTFNPDVETVKFLSRANFKHISPYQGSMEFHKISGKPYILGMLQKVTENQGEVWQYMKDSADRYFENVLTNTKHFKREKTEGRLTQAISYEEIPENMRELLGVIVPDRVHQLGKFTAELHKKLSEDTRDEDFDKEESSLHYQRSLFSGLQTLTRTSLQHLKTQMGELPEDVQQEAREVIRMREEILNCFKDIYDHKIPVMKIRTHGDYHLKQILWTGKEYIMNSFEGDPSRSFSERRIRRSAMRDLAAMIRSFHYVTYSSILSSEFDQQRKEGKLETWAEDWHYYISRLFLKGYFENAENADFVPASREDFRILMHTFLLEKALYELSYELRNRPEWVIIPLRGIKAIVKYHRK comes from the coding sequence ATGAATGAACAAAGCTATTCCGAAGAAAGTCTATGGTATAAGGATGCCATTATTTACGAACTCCATATAAAAGCTTTTTTCGATAGCAATGGCGACGGAATTGGTGATTTTAAGGGCCTGTTGCAGAAGTTGGATTACCTGGAAGATCTCGGTGTCACGGCAATTTGGCTCCTTCCATTCTACCCCTCTCCTCTTCGGGATGATGGGTATGATATTGCAGATTATTATTCGATCAATCCTTCCTACGGAAACCTGGAGGATTTTAAAAATTTCATTGAGGAGGCCCATGCCCGCGGACTAAAAGTGATCACCGAGCTGGTCATCAACCACACCTCCGATCAGCATCCCTGGTTTCAAAAGGCGCGAAAAGCTCCCGCCGGTTCCCCGGAAAGAGAATTCTATGTTTGGAGCGACGACCCAAAAAAATACAAGGATGCGCGAATCATTTTTACGGATACCGAACCATCCAACTGGTCCTGGGATTCTGAAGCGCAGGCTTATTACTGGCACCGTTTCTTTGCTCACCAGCCAGACCTGAATTTTGATAATCCCGAGGTGCAACAGGAAGTTTTTAATGTTCTTGATTTCTGGTGCCAGCTGGGTGTGGATGGCTTTCGCCTGGATGCTGTACCCTATCTTTTTGAAAGAGAAGACACTAATTGTGAAAATTTACCTCCAACCCATGAATTTCTGAAAAAATTACGGGCATACATTGATGCCAATTACGATAATAAGCTGCTTTTAGCGGAAGCAAATATGTGGCCTGAAGATTCCGCCGCGTATTTTGGAGACGGGGATGAATGCCACATGAACTACCATTTTCCCATTATGCCACGAATGTTCATGGCGGTAAAGATGGAAGACCGCTACCCTATTATAGATATTATAGACCAGACTCCTGAAATCCCTGAAAATTGCCAATGGGGAATCTTTCTTCGGAATCATGATGAACTGACCCTGGAGATGGTGACCGATGAAGAACGGGATTATATGTACAAAGTTTATACAAAAGATCCGCAGGCTAAGATCAACGTTGGGATCAGGCACCGCCTGGCGCCACTTCTCGAAAATAACCGAAATAAGATCGAGTTGATGAATATGCTCCTGTTTTCCCTTCCGGGAACACCCATCGTGTACTATGGTGATGAGATAGGAATGGGTGACAATTTTTATTTAGGAGATCGGGACGGTGTACGCACACCCATGCAATGGACGGCCGATCGGAATGCCGGTTTTTCGCTTGCCAATCCGCAGAAATTATACCTGCCGCTAATCATCGATCCTGAATACAAGTACGAATCGATCAACGTGGAAACCCAGAAAATGATCTCTTCCTCGCTGTTATGGTGGATGAAAAGGATCATCGGGATGCGTAAAAAATATCGCGCTTTTGGCCGCGGAGATATTGAATTCCTGTCGCCTGCTAACTCCAAGATCATTGCCTATACCCGAACCTTTGAAGATGAAAAGATCCTGGTTTTAGGTAATTTATCGCGATTTTCCCAACCGGCGGAAATTGATCTTTCCGAATTCAAAGGCTACACTCCGGTAGAAGTCTTCAGTCATAATAAATTTCCGGTGATCACAGACGATCCATATTTATTCACCATTGCGCCTTATGGTTATTACTGGTTCAGTTTAGAAAAGGAACGCGCCCGTGTAAAAGGGGAAACGAATATCCCCGAACTAAAAGTGGATAAATGGGAAAACCTTTTGAAGAACAGGACGCTTCAGAAGTTATCTGAAAGCATTTTGCCGCCGTATTTATTGCATCGACAGTGGTTTGAAAGTCACGGCCGCATCATCCAGGAGATTCATATTAAAGATACTGTAGATGTAGATGCCAATGAACTGGCGGTAAGAATTGTAATCCTGGAAGTAACTTATAATGAAGGTCTCCCGGAAACTTACCAGTTACCCATCGCTTTCTGTCATGATAAAGACGAGGAACTTCGAAGAGAAATTCCAGATCGCGGGGTGATCGCGAAACTGAAAATTGGCAAAGATCAGGGAATTCTTTTTGACGCGGTCTTTTCCGAAGCTTTTCGCGAACATTTACTGGAGCAATTCATTGAAAACAAGCAAAAAGGAGAGCTGCTTTTCGTTACGGAAGAACGAATTGAACTCGAGGAAGAAAATTTCAGGTCCCGACTCATCGATACAGAAAGCCGGCAAACCGTTATCACCTATGATGATGAATATGTCCTGAAGCTATACCGAAAACTGGACCTCACCTTTAATCCTGATGTGGAAACGGTGAAATTCCTGAGCAGGGCTAATTTCAAGCATATTTCACCTTACCAGGGCTCCATGGAATTCCATAAGATATCCGGAAAACCCTACATTCTCGGGATGCTTCAGAAGGTTACTGAAAATCAGGGTGAAGTCTGGCAGTATATGAAGGATTCCGCAGATCGATATTTCGAAAATGTGCTTACCAATACCAAACATTTTAAACGGGAAAAAACCGAAGGCAGGCTTACGCAGGCGATCAGCTACGAAGAAATTCCTGAAAACATGAGGGAACTCCTGGGGGTGATCGTCCCAGACCGTGTACACCAGCTTGGCAAATTCACGGCAGAACTACACAAAAAACTTTCAGAAGACACTCGCGATGAAGATTTTGACAAGGAAGAATCTTCCCTGCATTACCAGCGCTCGCTGTTTTCTGGACTGCAAACACTTACCAGGACCAGTTTGCAGCATCTAAAAACGCAAATGGGAGAACTGCCGGAAGATGTTCAGCAGGAAGCCCGCGAAGTTATCAGGATGCGTGAAGAAATTCTCAATTGTTTCAAAGATATTTATGACCACAAGATTCCCGTGATGAAGATCAGGACTCACGGCGATTACCACCTGAAACAGATTCTCTGGACCGGGAAAGAATATATTATGAACAGTTTTGAAGGGGATCCTTCCAGGTCATTTAGCGAGAGAAGGATCAGGCGTTCCGCGATGCGCGATTTGGCGGCTATGATCCGCTCCTTCCATTATGTGACTTACAGCAGTATTCTTTCTTCAGAATTCGACCAGCAACGCAAAGAGGGAAAACTTGAAACCTGGGCAGAAGACTGGCATTACTATATAAGCAGGTTATTCCTGAAAGGTTATTTCGAGAATGCTGAAAATGCCGATTTTGTGCCGGCCAGCCGGGAAGATTTCCGCATTTTGATGCATACCTTTTTGCTGGAAAAGGCGCTATACGAGTTGAGTTATGAGCTGAGAAATCGCCCTGAATGGGTTATTATTCCACTCAGGGGGATTAAGGCTATTGTGAAATATCACCGCAAATAA
- a CDS encoding M4 family metallopeptidase: MNTQKSDLIPSDVPQFLSEIFGTSAETSFQQQEILDNKGFQIIKFQQYQSGIKVEHGLIKAVVKNNQVIAFTSEYYILDNAATSAGLSEDAALQKALTHIGAEQYSWEYVLSLGSNLLVQQTYDEFYPKGELVYVDDYATPEVDLSLAYKFNIYAAKPISRAYVYVDANNGNILLEDAIIKHVTEDAPKPQPQPAYLNGIGDTRYAGRRQFDSSQDTDGNFILKGVTPSGVENETLSYEGIGGLPLSVPALETFAVPIADGDGDLLNPETADNIWNASEHRKDEFSTLNPYPLANEKNNDDVALDAHWGAEVVLDYWKDVHNRLSYDNQGTKIFNYVHYGDAYDNAFWNGTAMTYGDGSYQGGTNPDGSFAPLTSMDVCAHEIGHGVCEFTSNLVYQRESGAMNEGLSDIWAASVENYVLTRIDSSLEFDTWGIGEQIDESDGGLPAGDPDSRALRWMDAPKTEGNPDCYGGDNWTDPECGTPNLANDQCGVHNNSGVLNKWYYLMVAGSGQTLSPGFGKPAVEDQITDAGNSYSVEGIGFSKAEAITYMAETLLSPNAKFAEMRDASIFAAQSLYGIDSFEEQQVTNAWFGVDVGEAYNSGEPNTISFSDSNVTIFSEDNTETGCDDFVIYEVVISSVDVNPTATISLNLSGTTAMQGEDFEISATDLTFSGSERKTIEIKVFDDAVIEDTENITLSFVYNNEFQQQVFRIADNDFEPRTGSTVETLLAEDFSGNGLPQQWSIKTITEGFNSWSVNGDLTAAGRAYVNDSLVNIPFYNQASPSEVILQTGLINAMGYQDVNVSFDWEAGGETDAVDPTIIFDYGEFVYTFDGANYQSLQKFVGSGPLAVSIENGQFSGLIPELEGKSFYLGWRWYNDANAGSEFSFAIDNVTVTAVPAGIATEIGKTMTTNVSAGTTVYFMANSDKSLIAKISNATEDLGCVTLSIEESGNGFEVFSNINTARASKVFSINTENENASYDLSIYYTDKELSSFDQPLELLPIKVDAATIDEADESLKNFELNGSVTEVNSEDAYKVYTGTFTGSGKVGLAQDFQYCFAAPSPWKSAAIGNGSGKTCYDDAIFSVEASGAGLNARSDSFYYTYQDVSADVTIVASLDALSKEELQNEATLQIRENLQAGSKFAAISIEADPLSGASEFRFAYRKSSGGNISFGNYTLTSLPEYFRLEQSGNLVTASYSVDQNNWTEIGSVRLKFSSKTAGIGSNVNATFSEVSIIEGNGKTQEADEKNLTKLDEGNEAPVNDSRKLTLYPNPAVSQINLELEESPISMVSIYSLNGKMVRSEKAEKSGASMRIDVSRLLSGLYIAKIYTEDGKVYNRRFLKK, translated from the coding sequence ATGAACACTCAAAAATCTGATCTAATTCCTTCAGATGTCCCGCAATTCCTTTCTGAAATCTTCGGAACTTCCGCAGAAACCAGCTTTCAGCAGCAGGAAATACTGGACAATAAAGGTTTTCAGATTATCAAATTTCAACAGTACCAGTCTGGAATCAAAGTGGAACACGGGCTTATCAAAGCCGTTGTGAAAAACAACCAGGTGATCGCATTTACTTCAGAATATTATATTCTGGACAATGCTGCAACTTCCGCCGGTCTTTCCGAAGATGCAGCATTACAAAAGGCTTTGACCCATATTGGCGCAGAACAATATTCCTGGGAATATGTACTAAGCCTTGGCAGCAATTTGCTTGTTCAGCAAACCTACGACGAGTTTTATCCAAAAGGTGAACTGGTTTACGTAGATGATTATGCCACGCCTGAAGTTGACCTCTCCCTTGCGTATAAATTCAATATTTATGCGGCCAAGCCTATTTCCAGAGCCTATGTGTATGTAGATGCCAATAACGGGAATATTCTTTTGGAAGATGCGATTATCAAGCATGTTACGGAAGACGCTCCAAAACCGCAGCCGCAACCCGCTTATTTAAACGGAATTGGTGATACGCGCTATGCCGGGCGGAGACAGTTTGATTCGTCCCAGGATACCGACGGTAATTTTATTCTGAAAGGCGTCACCCCAAGCGGTGTAGAAAATGAAACCCTTTCTTATGAAGGAATTGGCGGGCTACCATTAAGCGTTCCGGCACTGGAGACTTTTGCGGTTCCTATTGCTGATGGTGATGGCGACCTGCTAAATCCGGAAACAGCCGATAATATCTGGAATGCTTCGGAACATCGTAAAGATGAATTTTCCACCTTGAACCCGTATCCGCTGGCCAATGAAAAAAATAACGACGACGTGGCCCTGGACGCACACTGGGGAGCTGAAGTAGTTCTTGATTACTGGAAAGACGTTCATAATCGCCTGAGCTACGATAACCAGGGAACTAAAATATTCAATTACGTGCACTACGGCGATGCATATGACAATGCTTTCTGGAATGGTACCGCAATGACCTATGGTGACGGAAGTTACCAGGGCGGCACCAACCCCGACGGGTCTTTTGCCCCGCTGACCTCTATGGACGTTTGTGCCCACGAAATTGGTCACGGAGTTTGTGAATTTACTTCAAACCTGGTGTACCAGCGCGAATCCGGAGCCATGAATGAAGGGCTTTCAGATATCTGGGCGGCTTCTGTAGAAAATTATGTCTTGACAAGAATTGATTCTTCTTTGGAGTTCGATACCTGGGGAATTGGTGAGCAAATTGACGAAAGTGATGGCGGTCTTCCCGCCGGAGATCCTGATTCTCGCGCCTTACGCTGGATGGACGCTCCTAAAACAGAAGGAAATCCAGACTGTTATGGTGGAGATAACTGGACAGACCCTGAATGTGGTACTCCTAACCTCGCCAATGACCAGTGTGGAGTACACAATAATAGTGGTGTGTTGAACAAATGGTATTACCTTATGGTTGCCGGCAGCGGCCAAACTTTGTCACCCGGCTTCGGAAAACCTGCCGTAGAAGATCAAATTACAGACGCTGGAAATTCCTACTCGGTAGAAGGCATCGGCTTTTCTAAAGCGGAAGCGATTACCTATATGGCAGAGACATTGCTTTCACCAAATGCCAAATTTGCCGAAATGCGCGACGCTTCTATTTTTGCGGCGCAGAGCCTTTACGGGATCGATTCCTTTGAAGAGCAGCAGGTAACCAATGCCTGGTTTGGAGTAGATGTGGGAGAAGCCTACAATTCCGGGGAACCCAATACCATTAGCTTCAGTGATAGCAATGTGACCATTTTTTCAGAAGACAATACCGAAACCGGTTGTGATGATTTTGTAATTTATGAAGTGGTGATCAGCAGTGTGGATGTAAACCCGACTGCTACGATTAGTCTGAATTTAAGCGGAACCACTGCCATGCAGGGGGAAGATTTTGAAATTTCGGCTACCGATCTTACTTTTTCAGGTTCCGAAAGAAAAACCATCGAGATCAAGGTTTTTGACGATGCGGTGATCGAGGATACTGAAAATATTACCCTTTCCTTCGTTTATAACAATGAATTTCAGCAGCAGGTATTCCGTATCGCTGATAACGATTTTGAACCACGAACCGGTTCTACCGTAGAAACTCTGCTGGCTGAAGATTTCAGCGGAAATGGACTTCCGCAGCAGTGGAGCATCAAAACTATCACGGAAGGTTTTAACAGCTGGAGTGTAAATGGAGATCTCACTGCGGCTGGCCGCGCTTATGTGAATGATAGCCTGGTAAACATTCCTTTTTATAACCAGGCCTCCCCTTCTGAAGTGATTTTGCAAACCGGGCTCATCAACGCCATGGGATACCAGGATGTGAACGTAAGTTTTGACTGGGAAGCCGGTGGTGAGACCGATGCGGTGGATCCAACGATCATTTTTGACTACGGGGAATTTGTTTATACGTTTGACGGCGCGAACTATCAGTCCCTTCAGAAATTTGTAGGATCAGGTCCATTAGCCGTAAGTATTGAAAACGGCCAGTTTTCCGGGCTTATTCCGGAGCTGGAAGGAAAATCATTTTACCTAGGCTGGAGATGGTACAACGATGCCAACGCGGGTTCTGAATTCAGTTTTGCTATTGATAATGTGACGGTGACCGCAGTGCCTGCCGGAATTGCTACGGAAATTGGTAAAACCATGACCACCAACGTGAGTGCGGGGACAACCGTATACTTCATGGCAAATTCCGATAAAAGCCTGATCGCGAAGATCAGCAATGCGACGGAAGATCTGGGCTGTGTGACGTTGAGTATCGAAGAATCCGGAAACGGTTTTGAAGTTTTCTCCAACATCAATACGGCGAGAGCTTCCAAAGTTTTCAGTATAAATACCGAAAATGAAAATGCCAGTTATGACCTGAGCATCTATTATACTGATAAGGAGCTGAGCAGTTTTGACCAGCCTTTGGAATTATTACCGATCAAAGTAGATGCTGCTACAATTGACGAGGCTGATGAAAGTTTAAAGAATTTTGAACTAAACGGCAGCGTGACCGAAGTGAATTCTGAAGATGCTTATAAGGTTTACACCGGTACGTTTACCGGCTCCGGAAAAGTAGGCCTGGCACAGGATTTTCAGTATTGTTTTGCAGCTCCCTCACCATGGAAGTCGGCAGCTATTGGCAATGGCAGCGGAAAAACCTGCTATGATGATGCGATTTTCAGCGTCGAGGCTAGTGGCGCTGGTTTGAATGCCCGCAGCGATTCCTTCTATTATACCTATCAAGATGTTTCAGCAGATGTGACGATCGTGGCCAGCCTGGATGCGCTCAGTAAGGAGGAATTGCAGAACGAGGCAACGCTTCAGATTCGGGAAAATTTGCAGGCTGGCAGTAAATTTGCCGCGATCAGTATAGAGGCCGATCCCCTGAGCGGTGCCAGTGAATTCCGCTTTGCGTATCGTAAATCGAGCGGCGGAAACATCAGTTTTGGGAATTATACTTTGACCAGTCTTCCGGAATATTTCAGATTGGAACAGTCTGGCAACCTGGTGACCGCATCCTATTCCGTAGATCAGAATAACTGGACCGAAATTGGTAGTGTCCGGCTGAAGTTTTCGTCAAAGACTGCCGGAATTGGTAGTAATGTGAACGCCACTTTCAGCGAAGTATCCATAATCGAAGGAAACGGCAAGACCCAGGAGGCGGATGAGAAGAACCTTACAAAGCTGGACGAAGGCAACGAGGCTCCGGTGAATGACTCCCGAAAACTCACATTATATCCTAACCCGGCTGTAAGCCAGATCAATTTGGAACTGGAAGAATCACCTATCAGTATGGTAAGCATTTACAGCCTAAATGGGAAGATGGTTCGTAGTGAAAAAGCGGAAAAATCTGGTGCCAGTATGCGCATCGATGTGTCCAGGCTACTCTCCGGCCTGTATATCGCGAAGATTTACACCGAAGATGGAAAAGTCTATAACAGGCGCTTCCTGAAAAAGTAA
- the ychF gene encoding redox-regulated ATPase YchF — MKAGIVGLPNVGKSTLFNCLSNAKAQSANFPFCTIEPNVGVVNVPDPRLTKLGELVNPEKVIPATVEIVDIAGLVKGASKGEGLGNQFLGNIRETDAILHVLRCFDNDNVVHVDGSVDPIRDKETIDIELQLKDLETVDKKLEKVKRAAKTGNKEAQKEEAALLKVKNGLEQGKSVRAIETSEEEHKEFIKPLQFITDKPVMYVCNVDENSAVNGNEYVEKVREAVKNENAEVLVLAVGTEADITELDDYEERQMFLQDIGLEEPGSSKLIRGAYSLLNLQTYFTAGEKEVRAWTVKVGASAPQAAGVIHTDFEKGFIRAEVIAYNDYVQFGSEAKVKEAGKMRVEGKEYIVKDGDVMHFRFNV, encoded by the coding sequence ATGAAAGCTGGAATTGTAGGACTGCCAAACGTTGGAAAATCAACTCTTTTTAACTGCCTGAGCAACGCGAAAGCGCAGAGTGCTAACTTTCCGTTCTGCACCATTGAACCCAATGTAGGGGTGGTAAACGTTCCAGATCCTAGATTAACCAAACTTGGAGAACTGGTAAATCCTGAAAAAGTGATTCCTGCTACGGTAGAGATCGTGGATATTGCCGGGCTCGTAAAAGGTGCCAGTAAAGGAGAAGGCCTGGGCAATCAATTCTTAGGTAACATTCGTGAAACCGATGCGATCCTGCATGTTTTAAGATGTTTTGATAACGACAATGTGGTGCACGTAGATGGTTCGGTTGATCCAATTCGCGATAAGGAAACCATCGATATTGAGCTTCAGTTGAAAGACCTGGAAACAGTAGATAAGAAACTTGAAAAAGTGAAACGTGCTGCCAAGACCGGAAATAAGGAAGCTCAGAAAGAAGAAGCTGCGTTGCTTAAGGTGAAGAATGGTTTGGAACAGGGGAAATCTGTGAGAGCGATCGAAACTTCCGAAGAAGAGCATAAAGAATTCATCAAGCCACTTCAGTTTATTACCGATAAACCGGTGATGTATGTGTGTAACGTAGATGAGAATTCAGCCGTAAACGGAAATGAGTACGTAGAAAAAGTGCGTGAAGCCGTAAAAAATGAAAATGCCGAGGTATTGGTGCTGGCCGTGGGAACAGAAGCTGATATTACCGAATTAGACGATTATGAAGAAAGACAAATGTTTCTTCAGGATATTGGCCTGGAGGAGCCGGGTTCCTCCAAACTTATTCGCGGCGCCTATAGCCTGCTAAATCTACAGACATATTTTACTGCAGGGGAAAAAGAAGTGCGTGCCTGGACCGTAAAAGTGGGAGCTTCTGCTCCTCAGGCTGCCGGAGTGATTCATACCGATTTTGAAAAAGGTTTTATTCGTGCTGAGGTGATCGCCTATAACGACTATGTGCAGTTTGGCAGCGAAGCGAAGGTAAAAGAAGCCGGGAAGATGCGCGTAGAAGGGAAGGAATACATTGTAAAAGATGGAGATGTGATGCATTTCCGTTTTAACGTGTAA
- a CDS encoding DNA topoisomerase IV subunit B, whose amino-acid sequence MSETKYTEDNIRSLDWKEHIRMRPGMYIGKLGDGSSQDDGIYILLKEVIDNSIDEFVMGSGKTIEISVQNQRVIVRDYGRGIPLGKVVDVVSKMNTGGKYDTRAFKKSVGLNGVGTKAVNALSNYFRVESTRDGESHSAEFESGELKNEEHLKETSRRRGTKITFVPDETIFKNYKFRNEYIEKMLKNYVYLNPGLTIVYNGEKFYSENGLKDLLKDSINEDDLLYPIIHMRGDDIEVALTHSRTQYSEEYHSFVNGQNTSQGGTHLAAFREAVVKTIREFYGKNYEASDIRKSVVAAVSIKVMEPVFESQTKTKLGSTDMGGDLPTVRTYINDFLKRNLDNYLHRNPETAEKLQRKILQAERERKDLSGIRKLAKERAKKASLHNKKLRDCRVHLGDSKHARSLETTLFITEGDSASGSITKSRDVETQAVFSLKGKPLNSYGLTKKIVYENEEFNLLQAALNIEESLEDLRYNNIVIATDADVDGMHIRLLLITFFLQFFPELIKENHLYILQTPLFRVRNKKETIYCYSEYERKQAIEKLKGKVEITRFKGLGEISPDEFQHFIGDDIRLDPVMLDKDKSVDEMLNFYMGKNTPDRQEFIIDNLKVELDLIEELEI is encoded by the coding sequence ATGAGTGAAACTAAGTACACCGAAGATAATATTCGGTCTTTAGACTGGAAAGAACACATCAGGATGCGACCCGGAATGTATATCGGGAAACTGGGGGATGGATCCAGCCAGGACGACGGGATATACATTCTTTTAAAAGAAGTGATCGATAACAGTATCGATGAATTTGTAATGGGATCTGGCAAAACCATCGAGATTTCCGTACAAAATCAGCGAGTGATTGTTAGGGATTACGGGCGTGGTATTCCGCTTGGAAAAGTGGTGGATGTGGTTTCCAAAATGAATACTGGTGGAAAGTATGACACCCGGGCTTTCAAGAAATCTGTAGGATTGAATGGGGTGGGTACCAAAGCCGTGAACGCTCTTTCCAATTATTTTCGCGTGGAATCTACACGAGACGGAGAAAGCCATTCCGCAGAATTTGAATCAGGAGAACTTAAAAACGAAGAACATTTAAAAGAGACGTCCCGTCGCCGCGGAACAAAGATCACTTTTGTGCCGGATGAGACGATCTTCAAGAATTATAAATTCCGTAATGAGTACATCGAAAAGATGCTCAAAAACTACGTATACCTGAACCCTGGTCTTACGATAGTTTACAACGGGGAAAAATTTTATTCAGAAAACGGGTTGAAAGACCTGCTGAAGGACAGCATTAACGAGGATGACCTTTTGTACCCGATCATCCACATGCGTGGGGATGATATCGAAGTGGCCTTAACCCACAGCCGTACACAATACAGCGAAGAATATCACTCTTTTGTGAATGGGCAGAATACTTCTCAGGGGGGGACGCACCTTGCCGCTTTCCGGGAAGCTGTGGTGAAAACCATTCGCGAATTCTACGGAAAGAACTATGAGGCCAGTGATATCCGCAAGTCTGTCGTTGCCGCGGTAAGCATCAAAGTGATGGAACCGGTTTTTGAAAGCCAGACGAAGACCAAATTAGGTTCTACGGATATGGGTGGCGACCTGCCAACCGTTCGTACATACATCAACGATTTCCTGAAGCGAAATCTCGATAATTACCTGCACCGTAACCCTGAAACTGCTGAAAAACTCCAGCGCAAGATCCTTCAGGCAGAACGTGAACGGAAAGATCTTTCAGGAATTCGGAAGCTAGCAAAAGAAAGGGCCAAAAAAGCCAGTTTACATAACAAGAAACTTCGGGACTGCCGGGTACACCTGGGAGACAGCAAACATGCCCGAAGCCTGGAAACCACACTTTTCATCACAGAGGGAGATTCGGCCAGTGGATCGATCACGAAAAGTCGTGATGTAGAAACACAGGCAGTGTTCAGTTTGAAGGGTAAACCTTTGAACAGCTACGGCCTTACCAAAAAGATCGTTTACGAGAACGAAGAATTCAACCTGCTTCAGGCCGCGTTGAATATTGAAGAATCTCTGGAAGACCTTCGCTATAATAATATTGTGATCGCGACAGATGCCGATGTTGATGGAATGCATATCAGGTTACTGCTCATCACTTTTTTCCTGCAGTTCTTCCCGGAACTGATCAAGGAAAACCACCTGTATATTTTGCAAACACCACTTTTCAGGGTTCGCAATAAGAAAGAAACGATCTATTGTTACAGTGAATATGAGCGAAAACAGGCGATTGAGAAGTTAAAAGGCAAAGTAGAGATCACGCGATTTAAGGGGCTTGGAGAAATTTCCCCGGATGAATTCCAGCATTTTATCGGCGATGATATTCGCCTGGATCCTGTGATGCTGGACAAAGATAAGTCGGTAGACGAAATGCTGAATTTCTATATGGGTAAAAATACACCAGACCGGCAAGAGTTTATAATTGATAATTTGAAGGTGGAGCTTGATCTAATTGAAGAATTGGAAATATGA